One region of Ornithorhynchus anatinus isolate Pmale09 chromosome X5, mOrnAna1.pri.v4, whole genome shotgun sequence genomic DNA includes:
- the LMNA gene encoding lamin, with amino-acid sequence METPAQRRATPRGVGGGPGTSTPLSPNRITRLQEKEDLQELNDRLAVYIDRVRSLESENAGLRLRITESEEVVSREVSGIKAAYEAELGDARKTLDSVAKERARLQLELSKVREEFKELKARNAKKEGDLLAAQARLKDLEALLNSKEAALSTALSEKRTLDGELHELRGQVAKLEAALGEAKKQLQDEMLRRVDAENRLQTLKEELDFQKNIYSEELRETKRRHETRLVEIDSGKQREFENKLADALQDLRAQHEDQVDQYKKDLEKTYSAKLDNARQSAERNSNLAGAAHEELQQTRIRIDSLSAQLSQLQKQLAAREAKLRDLEDALARERDTSRRLLSEKEREMAEMRARMQQQLDEYQELLDIKLALDMEIHAYRKLLEGEEERLRLSPSPNTQRSRGRAASHGSGSGAGTGSVTKKRKLETSESRSNFSQHARTSGRVAVEEVDEDGKFVRLRNKSNEDQALGNWQIKRQNGDDPLLTYRFPPKFTLKAGQVVTIWASGAGATHSPPTDMVWKAQNSWGCGNSLRTALINSTGEEVAMRKLVRSVVLANDDDDEEEDGDAVLHHHHHHHHGAHCTGSGDPAEYNLRSRTVLCGTCGQPADKASGAGAGAQAAGGSVSSGSSASSVTITRSFRSVGGSGGGGFGDSLVTRSYVLGNGAPRTQTPQNCSIM; translated from the exons ATGGAGACCCCCGCCCAGCGCCGGGCCACCCCccggggggtcggcggcggccccgggaccAGCACGCCGCTGTCGCCCAACCGCATCACCCGTCTGCAGGAGAAGGAGGACCTGCAGGAGCTGAACGACCGCCTGGCCGTCTACATCGACCGGGTGCGCTCGCTGGAGTCGGAGAACGCGGGGCTGCGGCTGCGCATCACCGAGTCGGAGGAGGTGGTCTCCCGGGAGGTGTCCGGCATCAAGGCCGCCTACGAGGCCGAGCTGGGCGACGCCCGCAAGACCCTCGACTCGGTGGCCAAGGAGCGCGCCCGCCTCCAGCTGGAGCTCAGCAAGGTCCGCGAGGAGTTCAAGGAGCTCAAGGCGCG cAATGCCAAGAAGGAGGGGGACCTGCTGGCCGCCCAGGCCCGGCTCAAGGACCTGGAGGCCCTGCTCAACTCCAAGGAGGCGGCGCTCAGCACGGCCCTGAGCGAGAAGCGCACGTTGGACGGGGAGCTGCATGAGCTGCGGGGGCAGGTGGCCAAG CTGGAGGCGGCGCTCGGGGAGGCCAAGAAGCAGCTGCAGGACGAGATGCTGCGCCGGGTGGATGCCGAGAACCGGCTGCAGACGCTCAAGGAGGAGCTCGATTTCCAGAAGAACATCTACAGCGAG GAGCTGCGGGAGACGAAGCGGCGGCACGAGACGCGGCTGGTGGAGATCGACAGCGGGAAGCAGCGCGAGTTTGAGAACAAGCTGGCGGACGCCCTGCAGGACCTGAGGGCCCAGCACGAGGACCAGGTGGACCAGTACAAGAAGGATCTGGAAAAGACCTATTCCGCCAAG cTGGACAACGCCCGCCAGTCGGCCGAGAGAAATAGCAACCTGGCGGGGGCGGCGCACGAGGAGCTGCAGCAGACGCGCATCCGCATCGACAGCCTGTCGGCCCAGCTCAGCCAGCTGCAGAAGCAG CTGGCGGCCCGGGAGGCGAAGCTGCGGGACCTGGAGGACGCCCTGGCCCGGGAGCGGGACACCAGCCGGCGGCTGCTGTCGGAGAAGGAGCGGGAGATGGCGGAAATGCGGGCGCGCATGCAGCAGCAGCTGGACGAGTACCAGGAGCTGCTGGACATCAAGCTGGCGCTGGACATGGAGATCCACGCCTACCGCAAACTgctggagggcgaggaggagag GCTGCGCCTGTCCCCCAGCCCCAACACCCAGCgcagccggggccgggccgcctcCCACGGCAGCGGCAGCGGGGCGGGCACCGGCAGCGTGACCAAGAAGCGGAAGCTGGAGACCAGCGAGAGCCGCAGCAACTTCTCCCAGCACGCGCGCACCAGCGGCCGCGTGGCCGTCGAGGAGGTGGATGAGGACGGGAAGTTCGTCCGGCTGCGGAACAAGTCCAACGAG GACCAGGCCCTGGGTAACTGGCAGATCAAGCGCCAGAACGGAGACGACCCGCTGCTCACCTACCGCTTCCCCCCCAAGTTCACCCTCAAGGCCGGGCAGGTGGTGACG aTCTGGGCCTCAGGCGCCGGGGCCACTCACAGCCCCCCGACCGACATGGTGTGGAAGGCGCAGAACTCGTGGGGCTGCGGGAACAGCCTGCGCACGGCTCTCATCAATTCCACGGGAGAG GAGGTGGCCATGAGGAAGCTGGTCCGCTCGGTGGTTCTGGccaacgacgacgacgacgaggaggaggacggggacgcCGTGctgcaccaccaccaccaccaccaccac gGCGCTCACTGCACCGGCTCCGGGGACCCGGCCGAGTACAACCTGCGGTCACGCACGGTGCTGTGCGGGACGTGTGGTCAGCCGGCGGACAAGgcgtcgggggcgggggccggggcgcagGCGGCGGGCGGCTCCGTGTCCTCCGGATCCTCGGCCTCCAGCGTCACCATCACCCGCAGCTTCCGGAGCGtcgggggcagcgggggcggTGGCTTCGGGGACTCCCTGGTCACCCGCTCCTACGTCCTGGGCAATGGCGCCCCCCGCACCCAG aCGCCGCAAAACTGCAGCATCATGTGA